In Vicia villosa cultivar HV-30 ecotype Madison, WI unplaced genomic scaffold, Vvil1.0 ctg.000451F_1_1_3, whole genome shotgun sequence, the following proteins share a genomic window:
- the LOC131628409 gene encoding tubby-like F-box protein 8 produces MSFRSIVRDVRDGIGSLWSPRFEVRLPGDQNGKSRSSVHELQDQPPVIQNSRWASLPPELLRDVIKRLESNESTWPSRKHVVACAAVCKSWREMCKEIVSSLEYCGKITFPVSLKQPGYRDGPIQCFIKRDKSKLTYHLFLCLSPALLVENGKFLLSAKRTRRTICNEYVISMDADNISRSSSTYIGKLRSNNFLGTKFIIYDTQPPYNNAQLAAPPGRNSSRFYSKKVSPKVPSGNYNVAQVTYGFNVLGTRGPRTQGPRRMNCTMYSIPSSSLEPGGVVPGQPELISRSLEDSFRSLSFARSIDNSTEFSSCRFSGIMGASIMEDRNEDEEGKERPLVLKNKSSGWNEQQQCWCLDFRGRVTVTSVKNFQLIASTQPAAVPPCAATGPAPSQPAQSDHDKIILQFGKVGEDMFTMDYRYPLSAFQAFAICLTSFDTNIY; encoded by the exons ATGTCATTTCGGAGTATTGTTCGTGACGTGAGGGATGGAATTGGAAGTTTATGGAGTCCGCGTTTTGAGGTGAGGCTTCCTGGAGATCAGAACGGGAAGTCGAGGAGTTCGGTCCATGAGTTGCAGGATCAGCCTCCTGTTATACAGAATAGCCGGTGGGCGAGTTTACCGCCGGAGCTTCTTCGTGATGTTATTAAGAGATTGGAATCTAATGAGAGTACTTGGCCTAGTCGGAAACATGTGGTTGCGTGTGCTGCAGTGTGCAAGTCGTGGAGAGAAATGTGCAAAGAAATTGTTAGCAGTCTTGAGTATTGTGGGAAGATTACTTTCCCGGTTTCACTGAAACAG CCCGGGTATAGAGATGGACCAATCCAGTGTTTCATCAAGAGGGACAAATCTAAGCTGACATACCACCTTTTCCTTTGCCTCAGTCCCG CTTTGCTAGTTGAAAATGGAAAATTTCTTCTCTCGGCTAAACGCACCAGAAGAACGATTTGCAATGAGTATGTTATATCAATGGATGCAGATAACATATCACGATCTAGCAGCACTTACATTGGAAAGCTTAG GTCTAATAATTTTCTTGGAACCAAGTTCATAATTTACGATACACAGCCTCCATATAACAATGCTCAGTTGGCGGCTCCACCTGGACGCAACAGCAGTAGATTCTACTCAAAAAAAGTTTCTCCAAAGGTCCCTAGTGGCAACTACAACGTCGCACAGGTCACCTATGGCTTTAATGTCCTCGGCACCCGAGGTCCACGCACCCAAGGTCCACGAAGGATGAATTGCACTATGTACTCAATCCCTTCATCATCCCTTGAGCCCGGTGGCGTTGTCCCAGGCCAGCCAGAGCTCATTTCTCGCTCACTCGAGGATTCTTTCCGTAGCTTATCCTTTGCAAGGTCAATCGATAACTCAACCGAGTTTAGCAGTTGTAGATTCTCGGGCATAATGGGAGCTAGCATAATGGAAGATAGAAATGAAGACGAGGAGGGGAAGGAGAGACCTCTAGTTCTTAAGAACAAATCTTCAGGATGGAACGAACAGCAGCAATGCTGGTGCCTTGACTTTAGGGGACGCGTGACCGTAACGTCCGTCAAGAATTTTCAGCTGATCGCTTCAACACAGCCAGCAGCCGTCCCTCCTTGCGCAGCAACAGGACCTGCGCCGTCGCAGCCGGCTCAGTCTGACCATGACAAGATTATTCTTCAGTTCGGTAAGGTTGGCGAGGACATGTTTACGATGGACTATCGATACCCTCTCTCGGCGTTTCAGGCTTTTGCGATATGCTTGACTAGCTTTGACACAAATATTTATTAG